Proteins encoded within one genomic window of Malaclemys terrapin pileata isolate rMalTer1 chromosome 22, rMalTer1.hap1, whole genome shotgun sequence:
- the SRRM1 gene encoding serine/arginine repetitive matrix protein 1 isoform X2: MDAGFFRGTSAEQDNRFSNKQKKLLKQLKFAECLEKKVDMSKVNLEVIKPWITKRVTEILGFEDDVVIEFIFNQLEVKNPDSKMMQINLTGFLNGKNAREFMGELWPLLLSAQENIAGIPSAFLELKKEEIKQRQIEQEKLASMKKQDEDKDKRDKEDKDSREKRDRSRSPRRRKSRSPSPRRRSSPVRRERKRSHSRSPRHRTKSRSVTPAPEKKEETPEPEPSVQAKETLIQEATSTSDILKVPKPEPVPDTKETSPERNSKKEREKEKEKTRQRSPSRSKSRSRSRSHSPSHSRPRRRHRSRSRSYSPRRRPSPRRRPSPRRRSPPRRMPPPPRHRRSRSPLRRRRRSSASLSGSSSSSSSSRSRSPPKKPPKRIVSSPPRKTRKLSPSASPPRRRHRPSPPASPPPKPRRSPTPQQSNRGRKVRGSISPSRASAPKHKSIEKRESPSPAPKPRKVELSESEDKGGKMAAADSVQQRRQYRRQNQQSSSDSGSSSSSEEERPKRSNVKNGEVGRRRRHSHSPSPSPRKRQKDSSPRMQIGKRWQSPMIKSRRRRSPSPPPARRRRSPSPAPPPRRRRSPSLPRRRSPSPPPRRRSPTPRRYSPPIQRRYSPSPPPKRRTATPPPPPKRRASPSPQPKRRVSHSPPPKQRSSPVAKRRSPSISSKHRKSSPSSRSNRETRSPLQNKRHSPSPRPRASHTSASPPPLRRGTSSSPKRRQSPSPSSRPIRRVSRTPEPKKTKASTPSPQSVRRVSSSRSASGSPEPAPKKHQAPPSPTGSRSPSTNWSPPHVKKAQSPTQSPSPARNSDQEGGGKKKKKKKDKKHKKDKKHKKHKKHKKEKAAAAAAAAAATSAATSSAQEDPEAETEPKKETESEAEDNLDDLEKHLREKALRSMRKAQVSPPS, encoded by the exons GGAACGAGTGCGGAGCAGGACAATCGCTTCAGCAACAAACAGAAGAAGCTGTTGAAGCAGCTGAAATTTGCAGAATGTCTAGAAAAGAAA GTGGACATGAGCAAAGTAAACCTGGAAGTAATCAAGCCATGGATAACAAAACGAGTAACAGAAATCCTTGGATTTGAAGATGATGTAGTAATTGAATTTATATTCAACCAGTTGGAAGTGAAG AATCCAGATTCCAAAATGATGCAAATCAACCTGACTGGGTTTTTGAATGGGAAAAATGCTAGAGAGTTCAtgggtgaactgtggccactgctGCTAAGTGCACAAGAAAACATTGCTGGTATTCCCTCTGCTTTCCTGGAGCTcaagaaagaagaaataaaacaaagacag ATTGAGCAAGAAAAGTTGGCTTCTATGAAGAAACAAGATGAAGACAAGGACAAGAGAGACAAAGAGGACAAAGACAGCAGAGAAAAAAGGGACAGATCCAGAAGTCCAAGAAG ACGCAAGTCAAGATCTCCTTCCCCTAGAAGGAGGTCATCTCCtgtcagaagagagagaaaacgtAGCCACTCTCGATCTCCTCGTCACAGAACCAAGAGCCGTAGTGTTACTCCTGCAccagaaaagaaagaggagactCCAGAGCCAGAGCCTTCAGTGCAAGCAAAGGAAACGTTGATACAAGAGGCAACATCAACTAG tgATATCCTGAAAGTTCCCAAACCTGAACCTGTACCAGATACTAAAGAAACTTCCCCAGAACGAAattcaaagaaagagagagagaaagaaaaagagaagactcGTCAAAGATCACCATCCCGTTCCAAATCAAGGTCAAGGTCTCGCTCACATTCCCCTTCTCATTCTAGACCAAGAAGGCGCCATAGATCACGGTCAAG GTCTTACTCCCCTAGAAGGCGGCCAAGCCCAAGACGACGACCATCTCCTAGGAGAAGGAGTCCTCCAAGGCGCATGCCTCCCCCGCCCAGACACAGAAGAAGTAGATCTCCTCTGAGGCG GAGAAGACGGTCATCGGCATCTTTATCTGGAAGtagctcttcttcctcctcttcacgCTCTCGATCACCGCCAAAAAAACCCCCTAAAAGAATTGTATCCAGTCCTCCTCGCAAAACACGTAAACTGTCTCCTTCTGCAAGccctcctaggcggaggcacaggCCTTCCCCACCAGCAAGTCCACCTCCAAAGCCACGCAGGTCTCCAACGCCTCAGCAGTCAAATCGTGGAAGAAAAGTCCGTGGCTCTATTTCTCCAAGCAGAGCCTCAG CACCTAAACATAAAAGTATTGAAAAAAGAGAGTCTCCCTCACCAGCGCCAAAACCTAGAAAAGTAGAATTGTCTGAATCAG AAGACAAAGGTGGCAAAATGGCTGCAGCAGATTCTGTGCAACAGAGACGTCAGTACAGAAGGCAAAACCAGCAGTCTTCATCTG acTCTGGTTCATCATCTTCCTCTGAAGAGGAACGTCCAAAAAGATCAAATGTGAAGAATGGTGAAGTGGGTAGGCGCAGACGACACTCGCATAGTCCATCACCTTCTCCACGGAAACGACAAAAGGACTCTTCCCCTCG GATGCAGATTGGAAAGAGGTGGCAATCACCAATGATTAAAAG taggaggaggaggagtccatCACCACCACCTGCCAGAAGACGGCGCTCTccttctcctgcccctcctccaaggcGGCGCAGATCGCCTTCATTGCCTCGCCGAAG GTCTCCATCACCACCTCCACGCAGGCGCTCACCTACTCCCAGACGATATTCTCCTCCAATACAGAGACGAtactctccttccccacctcctaaACGAAGAACAgcaactccccctcctcctccaaaacgAAGGGCATCACCTTCTCCACAACCCAAGCGCAGAGTCTCGCATTCtcccccaccaaaacaaagaagttctCCCGTGGCAAAGAGGCGTTCCCCATCGATATCTTCCAAGCATAGGAAAAGTTCTCCTTCCAGCAGGTCTAATCGTGAAACCCGATCTCCTCTACAAAACAAACGGCATTCACCATCTCCACGGCCTAGAGCTTCACATACTTCTGCAAGTCCACCGCCTCTGCGAAGGGGAACTTCATCTTCACCCAAACGGAGACAGTCTCCATCTCCAAGCAGTAGACCCATCAGGAGAGTGTCAAGGACCCCGGAACCCAAAAAGACAAA GGCTTCCACACCAAGTCCACAGTCTGTGAGAAGGGTGTCTTCATCCAGGTCTGCATCAGGATCGCCTGAGCCAGCACCTAAGAAACACCAAGCACCTCCATCCCCTACTGGGTCTCGATCCCCCTCCACTAACTGGTCACCGCCACATGTGAAAAAGGCTCAAAGTCCTACGCAGAGTCCATCCCCTGCAAgg AATTCTGACCAGGAAGGTGgcgggaagaagaagaagaagaagaaagataaGAAGCATAAAAAGGACAAAAAGCACAAGAAACACAAAAAACATAAGAAAGAGAAGGCTGCggctgctgcagcagcggctgctgctaCTTCAGCTGCTACTTCATCAGCCCAGGAAGACCCAGAAGCAGAGACAGAGCCCAAAAAG
- the SRRM1 gene encoding serine/arginine repetitive matrix protein 1 isoform X3 yields the protein MDAGFFRGTSAEQDNRFSNKQKKLLKQLKFAECLEKKVDMSKVNLEVIKPWITKRVTEILGFEDDVVIEFIFNQLEVKNPDSKMMQINLTGFLNGKNAREFMGELWPLLLSAQENIAGIPSAFLELKKEEIKQRQIEQEKLASMKKQDEDKDKRDKEDKDSREKRDRSRSPRRRKSRSPSPRRRSSPVRRERKRSHSRSPRHRTKSRSVTPAPEKKEETPEPEPSVQAKETLIQEATSTSDILKVPKPEPVPDTKETSPERNSKKEREKEKEKTRQRSPSRSKSRSRSRSHSPSHSRPRRRHRSRSRRRPSPRRRPSPRRRSPPRRMPPPPRHRRSRSPLRRRRRSSASLSGSSSSSSSSRSRSPPKKPPKRIVSSPPRKTRKLSPSASPPRRRHRPSPPASPPPKPRRSPTPQQSNRGRKVRGSISPSRASAPKHKSIEKRESPSPAPKPRKVELSESEEDKGGKMAAADSVQQRRQYRRQNQQSSSDSGSSSSSEEERPKRSNVKNGEVGRRRRHSHSPSPSPRKRQKDSSPRMQIGKRWQSPMIKSRRRRSPSPPPARRRRSPSPAPPPRRRRSPSLPRRRSPSPPPRRRSPTPRRYSPPIQRRYSPSPPPKRRTATPPPPPKRRASPSPQPKRRVSHSPPPKQRSSPVAKRRSPSISSKHRKSSPSSRSNRETRSPLQNKRHSPSPRPRASHTSASPPPLRRGTSSSPKRRQSPSPSSRPIRRVSRTPEPKKTKASTPSPQSVRRVSSSRSASGSPEPAPKKHQAPPSPTGSRSPSTNWSPPHVKKAQSPTQSPSPARNSDQEGGGKKKKKKKDKKHKKDKKHKKHKKHKKEKAAAAAAAAAATSAATSSAQEDPEAETEPKKETESEAEDNLDDLEKHLREKALRSMRKAQVSPPS from the exons GGAACGAGTGCGGAGCAGGACAATCGCTTCAGCAACAAACAGAAGAAGCTGTTGAAGCAGCTGAAATTTGCAGAATGTCTAGAAAAGAAA GTGGACATGAGCAAAGTAAACCTGGAAGTAATCAAGCCATGGATAACAAAACGAGTAACAGAAATCCTTGGATTTGAAGATGATGTAGTAATTGAATTTATATTCAACCAGTTGGAAGTGAAG AATCCAGATTCCAAAATGATGCAAATCAACCTGACTGGGTTTTTGAATGGGAAAAATGCTAGAGAGTTCAtgggtgaactgtggccactgctGCTAAGTGCACAAGAAAACATTGCTGGTATTCCCTCTGCTTTCCTGGAGCTcaagaaagaagaaataaaacaaagacag ATTGAGCAAGAAAAGTTGGCTTCTATGAAGAAACAAGATGAAGACAAGGACAAGAGAGACAAAGAGGACAAAGACAGCAGAGAAAAAAGGGACAGATCCAGAAGTCCAAGAAG ACGCAAGTCAAGATCTCCTTCCCCTAGAAGGAGGTCATCTCCtgtcagaagagagagaaaacgtAGCCACTCTCGATCTCCTCGTCACAGAACCAAGAGCCGTAGTGTTACTCCTGCAccagaaaagaaagaggagactCCAGAGCCAGAGCCTTCAGTGCAAGCAAAGGAAACGTTGATACAAGAGGCAACATCAACTAG tgATATCCTGAAAGTTCCCAAACCTGAACCTGTACCAGATACTAAAGAAACTTCCCCAGAACGAAattcaaagaaagagagagagaaagaaaaagagaagactcGTCAAAGATCACCATCCCGTTCCAAATCAAGGTCAAGGTCTCGCTCACATTCCCCTTCTCATTCTAGACCAAGAAGGCGCCATAGATCACGGTCAAG AAGGCGGCCAAGCCCAAGACGACGACCATCTCCTAGGAGAAGGAGTCCTCCAAGGCGCATGCCTCCCCCGCCCAGACACAGAAGAAGTAGATCTCCTCTGAGGCG GAGAAGACGGTCATCGGCATCTTTATCTGGAAGtagctcttcttcctcctcttcacgCTCTCGATCACCGCCAAAAAAACCCCCTAAAAGAATTGTATCCAGTCCTCCTCGCAAAACACGTAAACTGTCTCCTTCTGCAAGccctcctaggcggaggcacaggCCTTCCCCACCAGCAAGTCCACCTCCAAAGCCACGCAGGTCTCCAACGCCTCAGCAGTCAAATCGTGGAAGAAAAGTCCGTGGCTCTATTTCTCCAAGCAGAGCCTCAG CACCTAAACATAAAAGTATTGAAAAAAGAGAGTCTCCCTCACCAGCGCCAAAACCTAGAAAAGTAGAATTGTCTGAATCAG AAGAAGACAAAGGTGGCAAAATGGCTGCAGCAGATTCTGTGCAACAGAGACGTCAGTACAGAAGGCAAAACCAGCAGTCTTCATCTG acTCTGGTTCATCATCTTCCTCTGAAGAGGAACGTCCAAAAAGATCAAATGTGAAGAATGGTGAAGTGGGTAGGCGCAGACGACACTCGCATAGTCCATCACCTTCTCCACGGAAACGACAAAAGGACTCTTCCCCTCG GATGCAGATTGGAAAGAGGTGGCAATCACCAATGATTAAAAG taggaggaggaggagtccatCACCACCACCTGCCAGAAGACGGCGCTCTccttctcctgcccctcctccaaggcGGCGCAGATCGCCTTCATTGCCTCGCCGAAG GTCTCCATCACCACCTCCACGCAGGCGCTCACCTACTCCCAGACGATATTCTCCTCCAATACAGAGACGAtactctccttccccacctcctaaACGAAGAACAgcaactccccctcctcctccaaaacgAAGGGCATCACCTTCTCCACAACCCAAGCGCAGAGTCTCGCATTCtcccccaccaaaacaaagaagttctCCCGTGGCAAAGAGGCGTTCCCCATCGATATCTTCCAAGCATAGGAAAAGTTCTCCTTCCAGCAGGTCTAATCGTGAAACCCGATCTCCTCTACAAAACAAACGGCATTCACCATCTCCACGGCCTAGAGCTTCACATACTTCTGCAAGTCCACCGCCTCTGCGAAGGGGAACTTCATCTTCACCCAAACGGAGACAGTCTCCATCTCCAAGCAGTAGACCCATCAGGAGAGTGTCAAGGACCCCGGAACCCAAAAAGACAAA GGCTTCCACACCAAGTCCACAGTCTGTGAGAAGGGTGTCTTCATCCAGGTCTGCATCAGGATCGCCTGAGCCAGCACCTAAGAAACACCAAGCACCTCCATCCCCTACTGGGTCTCGATCCCCCTCCACTAACTGGTCACCGCCACATGTGAAAAAGGCTCAAAGTCCTACGCAGAGTCCATCCCCTGCAAgg AATTCTGACCAGGAAGGTGgcgggaagaagaagaagaagaagaaagataaGAAGCATAAAAAGGACAAAAAGCACAAGAAACACAAAAAACATAAGAAAGAGAAGGCTGCggctgctgcagcagcggctgctgctaCTTCAGCTGCTACTTCATCAGCCCAGGAAGACCCAGAAGCAGAGACAGAGCCCAAAAAG
- the SRRM1 gene encoding serine/arginine repetitive matrix protein 1 isoform X4 — translation MDAGFFRGTSAEQDNRFSNKQKKLLKQLKFAECLEKKVDMSKVNLEVIKPWITKRVTEILGFEDDVVIEFIFNQLEVKNPDSKMMQINLTGFLNGKNAREFMGELWPLLLSAQENIAGIPSAFLELKKEEIKQRQIEQEKLASMKKQDEDKDKRDKEDKDSREKRDRSRSPRRRKSRSPSPRRRSSPVRRERKRSHSRSPRHRTKSRSVTPAPEKKEETPEPEPSVQAKETLIQEATSTSDILKVPKPEPVPDTKETSPERNSKKEREKEKEKTRQRSPSRSKSRSRSRSHSPSHSRPRRRHRSRSRSYSPRRRPSPRRRPSPRRRSPPRRMPPPPRHRRSRSPLRRRRRSSASLSGSSSSSSSSRSRSPPKKPPKRIVSSPPRKTRKLSPSASPPRRRHRPSPPASPPPKPRRSPTPQQSNRGRKVRGSISPSRASAPKHKSIEKRESPSPAPKPRKVELSESEEDKGGKMAAADSVQQRRQYRRQNQQSSSDSGSSSSSEEERPKRSNVKNGEVGRRRRHSHSPSPSPRKRQKDSSPRRRRRSPSPPPARRRRSPSPAPPPRRRRSPSLPRRRSPSPPPRRRSPTPRRYSPPIQRRYSPSPPPKRRTATPPPPPKRRASPSPQPKRRVSHSPPPKQRSSPVAKRRSPSISSKHRKSSPSSRSNRETRSPLQNKRHSPSPRPRASHTSASPPPLRRGTSSSPKRRQSPSPSSRPIRRVSRTPEPKKTKASTPSPQSVRRVSSSRSASGSPEPAPKKHQAPPSPTGSRSPSTNWSPPHVKKAQSPTQSPSPARNSDQEGGGKKKKKKKDKKHKKDKKHKKHKKHKKEKAAAAAAAAAATSAATSSAQEDPEAETEPKKETESEAEDNLDDLEKHLREKALRSMRKAQVSPPS, via the exons GGAACGAGTGCGGAGCAGGACAATCGCTTCAGCAACAAACAGAAGAAGCTGTTGAAGCAGCTGAAATTTGCAGAATGTCTAGAAAAGAAA GTGGACATGAGCAAAGTAAACCTGGAAGTAATCAAGCCATGGATAACAAAACGAGTAACAGAAATCCTTGGATTTGAAGATGATGTAGTAATTGAATTTATATTCAACCAGTTGGAAGTGAAG AATCCAGATTCCAAAATGATGCAAATCAACCTGACTGGGTTTTTGAATGGGAAAAATGCTAGAGAGTTCAtgggtgaactgtggccactgctGCTAAGTGCACAAGAAAACATTGCTGGTATTCCCTCTGCTTTCCTGGAGCTcaagaaagaagaaataaaacaaagacag ATTGAGCAAGAAAAGTTGGCTTCTATGAAGAAACAAGATGAAGACAAGGACAAGAGAGACAAAGAGGACAAAGACAGCAGAGAAAAAAGGGACAGATCCAGAAGTCCAAGAAG ACGCAAGTCAAGATCTCCTTCCCCTAGAAGGAGGTCATCTCCtgtcagaagagagagaaaacgtAGCCACTCTCGATCTCCTCGTCACAGAACCAAGAGCCGTAGTGTTACTCCTGCAccagaaaagaaagaggagactCCAGAGCCAGAGCCTTCAGTGCAAGCAAAGGAAACGTTGATACAAGAGGCAACATCAACTAG tgATATCCTGAAAGTTCCCAAACCTGAACCTGTACCAGATACTAAAGAAACTTCCCCAGAACGAAattcaaagaaagagagagagaaagaaaaagagaagactcGTCAAAGATCACCATCCCGTTCCAAATCAAGGTCAAGGTCTCGCTCACATTCCCCTTCTCATTCTAGACCAAGAAGGCGCCATAGATCACGGTCAAG GTCTTACTCCCCTAGAAGGCGGCCAAGCCCAAGACGACGACCATCTCCTAGGAGAAGGAGTCCTCCAAGGCGCATGCCTCCCCCGCCCAGACACAGAAGAAGTAGATCTCCTCTGAGGCG GAGAAGACGGTCATCGGCATCTTTATCTGGAAGtagctcttcttcctcctcttcacgCTCTCGATCACCGCCAAAAAAACCCCCTAAAAGAATTGTATCCAGTCCTCCTCGCAAAACACGTAAACTGTCTCCTTCTGCAAGccctcctaggcggaggcacaggCCTTCCCCACCAGCAAGTCCACCTCCAAAGCCACGCAGGTCTCCAACGCCTCAGCAGTCAAATCGTGGAAGAAAAGTCCGTGGCTCTATTTCTCCAAGCAGAGCCTCAG CACCTAAACATAAAAGTATTGAAAAAAGAGAGTCTCCCTCACCAGCGCCAAAACCTAGAAAAGTAGAATTGTCTGAATCAG AAGAAGACAAAGGTGGCAAAATGGCTGCAGCAGATTCTGTGCAACAGAGACGTCAGTACAGAAGGCAAAACCAGCAGTCTTCATCTG acTCTGGTTCATCATCTTCCTCTGAAGAGGAACGTCCAAAAAGATCAAATGTGAAGAATGGTGAAGTGGGTAGGCGCAGACGACACTCGCATAGTCCATCACCTTCTCCACGGAAACGACAAAAGGACTCTTCCCCTCG taggaggaggaggagtccatCACCACCACCTGCCAGAAGACGGCGCTCTccttctcctgcccctcctccaaggcGGCGCAGATCGCCTTCATTGCCTCGCCGAAG GTCTCCATCACCACCTCCACGCAGGCGCTCACCTACTCCCAGACGATATTCTCCTCCAATACAGAGACGAtactctccttccccacctcctaaACGAAGAACAgcaactccccctcctcctccaaaacgAAGGGCATCACCTTCTCCACAACCCAAGCGCAGAGTCTCGCATTCtcccccaccaaaacaaagaagttctCCCGTGGCAAAGAGGCGTTCCCCATCGATATCTTCCAAGCATAGGAAAAGTTCTCCTTCCAGCAGGTCTAATCGTGAAACCCGATCTCCTCTACAAAACAAACGGCATTCACCATCTCCACGGCCTAGAGCTTCACATACTTCTGCAAGTCCACCGCCTCTGCGAAGGGGAACTTCATCTTCACCCAAACGGAGACAGTCTCCATCTCCAAGCAGTAGACCCATCAGGAGAGTGTCAAGGACCCCGGAACCCAAAAAGACAAA GGCTTCCACACCAAGTCCACAGTCTGTGAGAAGGGTGTCTTCATCCAGGTCTGCATCAGGATCGCCTGAGCCAGCACCTAAGAAACACCAAGCACCTCCATCCCCTACTGGGTCTCGATCCCCCTCCACTAACTGGTCACCGCCACATGTGAAAAAGGCTCAAAGTCCTACGCAGAGTCCATCCCCTGCAAgg AATTCTGACCAGGAAGGTGgcgggaagaagaagaagaagaagaaagataaGAAGCATAAAAAGGACAAAAAGCACAAGAAACACAAAAAACATAAGAAAGAGAAGGCTGCggctgctgcagcagcggctgctgctaCTTCAGCTGCTACTTCATCAGCCCAGGAAGACCCAGAAGCAGAGACAGAGCCCAAAAAG
- the SRRM1 gene encoding serine/arginine repetitive matrix protein 1 isoform X1 — MDAGFFRGTSAEQDNRFSNKQKKLLKQLKFAECLEKKVDMSKVNLEVIKPWITKRVTEILGFEDDVVIEFIFNQLEVKNPDSKMMQINLTGFLNGKNAREFMGELWPLLLSAQENIAGIPSAFLELKKEEIKQRQIEQEKLASMKKQDEDKDKRDKEDKDSREKRDRSRSPRRRKSRSPSPRRRSSPVRRERKRSHSRSPRHRTKSRSVTPAPEKKEETPEPEPSVQAKETLIQEATSTSDILKVPKPEPVPDTKETSPERNSKKEREKEKEKTRQRSPSRSKSRSRSRSHSPSHSRPRRRHRSRSRSYSPRRRPSPRRRPSPRRRSPPRRMPPPPRHRRSRSPLRRRRRSSASLSGSSSSSSSSRSRSPPKKPPKRIVSSPPRKTRKLSPSASPPRRRHRPSPPASPPPKPRRSPTPQQSNRGRKVRGSISPSRASAPKHKSIEKRESPSPAPKPRKVELSESEEDKGGKMAAADSVQQRRQYRRQNQQSSSDSGSSSSSEEERPKRSNVKNGEVGRRRRHSHSPSPSPRKRQKDSSPRMQIGKRWQSPMIKSRRRRSPSPPPARRRRSPSPAPPPRRRRSPSLPRRRSPSPPPRRRSPTPRRYSPPIQRRYSPSPPPKRRTATPPPPPKRRASPSPQPKRRVSHSPPPKQRSSPVAKRRSPSISSKHRKSSPSSRSNRETRSPLQNKRHSPSPRPRASHTSASPPPLRRGTSSSPKRRQSPSPSSRPIRRVSRTPEPKKTKASTPSPQSVRRVSSSRSASGSPEPAPKKHQAPPSPTGSRSPSTNWSPPHVKKAQSPTQSPSPARNSDQEGGGKKKKKKKDKKHKKDKKHKKHKKHKKEKAAAAAAAAAATSAATSSAQEDPEAETEPKKETESEAEDNLDDLEKHLREKALRSMRKAQVSPPS; from the exons GGAACGAGTGCGGAGCAGGACAATCGCTTCAGCAACAAACAGAAGAAGCTGTTGAAGCAGCTGAAATTTGCAGAATGTCTAGAAAAGAAA GTGGACATGAGCAAAGTAAACCTGGAAGTAATCAAGCCATGGATAACAAAACGAGTAACAGAAATCCTTGGATTTGAAGATGATGTAGTAATTGAATTTATATTCAACCAGTTGGAAGTGAAG AATCCAGATTCCAAAATGATGCAAATCAACCTGACTGGGTTTTTGAATGGGAAAAATGCTAGAGAGTTCAtgggtgaactgtggccactgctGCTAAGTGCACAAGAAAACATTGCTGGTATTCCCTCTGCTTTCCTGGAGCTcaagaaagaagaaataaaacaaagacag ATTGAGCAAGAAAAGTTGGCTTCTATGAAGAAACAAGATGAAGACAAGGACAAGAGAGACAAAGAGGACAAAGACAGCAGAGAAAAAAGGGACAGATCCAGAAGTCCAAGAAG ACGCAAGTCAAGATCTCCTTCCCCTAGAAGGAGGTCATCTCCtgtcagaagagagagaaaacgtAGCCACTCTCGATCTCCTCGTCACAGAACCAAGAGCCGTAGTGTTACTCCTGCAccagaaaagaaagaggagactCCAGAGCCAGAGCCTTCAGTGCAAGCAAAGGAAACGTTGATACAAGAGGCAACATCAACTAG tgATATCCTGAAAGTTCCCAAACCTGAACCTGTACCAGATACTAAAGAAACTTCCCCAGAACGAAattcaaagaaagagagagagaaagaaaaagagaagactcGTCAAAGATCACCATCCCGTTCCAAATCAAGGTCAAGGTCTCGCTCACATTCCCCTTCTCATTCTAGACCAAGAAGGCGCCATAGATCACGGTCAAG GTCTTACTCCCCTAGAAGGCGGCCAAGCCCAAGACGACGACCATCTCCTAGGAGAAGGAGTCCTCCAAGGCGCATGCCTCCCCCGCCCAGACACAGAAGAAGTAGATCTCCTCTGAGGCG GAGAAGACGGTCATCGGCATCTTTATCTGGAAGtagctcttcttcctcctcttcacgCTCTCGATCACCGCCAAAAAAACCCCCTAAAAGAATTGTATCCAGTCCTCCTCGCAAAACACGTAAACTGTCTCCTTCTGCAAGccctcctaggcggaggcacaggCCTTCCCCACCAGCAAGTCCACCTCCAAAGCCACGCAGGTCTCCAACGCCTCAGCAGTCAAATCGTGGAAGAAAAGTCCGTGGCTCTATTTCTCCAAGCAGAGCCTCAG CACCTAAACATAAAAGTATTGAAAAAAGAGAGTCTCCCTCACCAGCGCCAAAACCTAGAAAAGTAGAATTGTCTGAATCAG AAGAAGACAAAGGTGGCAAAATGGCTGCAGCAGATTCTGTGCAACAGAGACGTCAGTACAGAAGGCAAAACCAGCAGTCTTCATCTG acTCTGGTTCATCATCTTCCTCTGAAGAGGAACGTCCAAAAAGATCAAATGTGAAGAATGGTGAAGTGGGTAGGCGCAGACGACACTCGCATAGTCCATCACCTTCTCCACGGAAACGACAAAAGGACTCTTCCCCTCG GATGCAGATTGGAAAGAGGTGGCAATCACCAATGATTAAAAG taggaggaggaggagtccatCACCACCACCTGCCAGAAGACGGCGCTCTccttctcctgcccctcctccaaggcGGCGCAGATCGCCTTCATTGCCTCGCCGAAG GTCTCCATCACCACCTCCACGCAGGCGCTCACCTACTCCCAGACGATATTCTCCTCCAATACAGAGACGAtactctccttccccacctcctaaACGAAGAACAgcaactccccctcctcctccaaaacgAAGGGCATCACCTTCTCCACAACCCAAGCGCAGAGTCTCGCATTCtcccccaccaaaacaaagaagttctCCCGTGGCAAAGAGGCGTTCCCCATCGATATCTTCCAAGCATAGGAAAAGTTCTCCTTCCAGCAGGTCTAATCGTGAAACCCGATCTCCTCTACAAAACAAACGGCATTCACCATCTCCACGGCCTAGAGCTTCACATACTTCTGCAAGTCCACCGCCTCTGCGAAGGGGAACTTCATCTTCACCCAAACGGAGACAGTCTCCATCTCCAAGCAGTAGACCCATCAGGAGAGTGTCAAGGACCCCGGAACCCAAAAAGACAAA GGCTTCCACACCAAGTCCACAGTCTGTGAGAAGGGTGTCTTCATCCAGGTCTGCATCAGGATCGCCTGAGCCAGCACCTAAGAAACACCAAGCACCTCCATCCCCTACTGGGTCTCGATCCCCCTCCACTAACTGGTCACCGCCACATGTGAAAAAGGCTCAAAGTCCTACGCAGAGTCCATCCCCTGCAAgg AATTCTGACCAGGAAGGTGgcgggaagaagaagaagaagaagaaagataaGAAGCATAAAAAGGACAAAAAGCACAAGAAACACAAAAAACATAAGAAAGAGAAGGCTGCggctgctgcagcagcggctgctgctaCTTCAGCTGCTACTTCATCAGCCCAGGAAGACCCAGAAGCAGAGACAGAGCCCAAAAAG